A portion of the Bacteroides faecium genome contains these proteins:
- a CDS encoding 2-amino-4-hydroxy-6-hydroxymethyldihydropteridine diphosphokinase: protein MHKCIICIGSNYNRKENLFFARQKLADLFPSIRFTSEQETQPLFFRSPALFSNQVAQFFSEAGEEMVKKELKAIEKSAGRRPEDKKEEIVCLDIDLLTFDDRVLKPEDLKREYIVKGLEELK from the coding sequence ATGCATAAGTGTATCATCTGCATTGGAAGTAACTACAACCGGAAGGAAAATCTGTTTTTTGCGCGGCAAAAGCTGGCGGATTTGTTTCCTTCCATTCGTTTCACGTCTGAGCAGGAAACGCAGCCTTTGTTTTTCCGGAGCCCGGCGTTATTTTCCAATCAGGTAGCACAGTTCTTTTCCGAAGCCGGGGAAGAGATGGTAAAGAAGGAGTTGAAAGCCATCGAGAAATCTGCCGGCCGTCGTCCGGAAGATAAGAAAGAAGAAATAGTTTGCCTGGATATTGATTTGCTCACTTTTGACGACAGGGTATTGAAACCTGAGGACTTGAAAAGGGAGTATATCGTGAAGGGATTAGAAGAATTAAAATAG
- the kdsB gene encoding 3-deoxy-manno-octulosonate cytidylyltransferase codes for MKFLGIIPARYASTRFPAKPLAILGGKTVIQRVYEQVAGVLDDAYVATDDERIEAAVKAFGGKVVMTSVHHKSGTDRCYEACSKIGGDFDVVVNIQGDEPFIQPSQLNAVKACFEDPTTQIATLVKPFTADEPFAVLENVNSPKVVVNTNWNALYFSRSIIPYQRNAEKQDWLKGHTYYKHIGLYAYRTEVLKEITALPQSSLEIAESLEQLRWLENGYKIKVGISDVETIGIDTPQDLERAEEFLKNRG; via the coding sequence ATGAAATTTCTGGGAATAATACCTGCCCGTTATGCATCCACACGCTTCCCCGCGAAACCGTTGGCTATCCTGGGTGGAAAAACAGTGATACAACGTGTATATGAACAAGTAGCGGGCGTATTGGATGACGCTTATGTAGCTACTGACGACGAACGGATCGAAGCGGCTGTAAAAGCTTTCGGGGGCAAGGTGGTGATGACTTCTGTTCATCATAAAAGCGGTACGGACCGTTGCTACGAAGCTTGTAGCAAGATTGGTGGTGATTTTGATGTCGTTGTTAATATACAGGGTGACGAACCTTTTATCCAACCTTCGCAGCTGAATGCCGTAAAGGCTTGTTTTGAAGATCCGACTACGCAAATTGCAACATTGGTGAAACCTTTCACTGCCGATGAGCCGTTTGCCGTACTCGAAAATGTGAATTCACCGAAAGTGGTAGTCAATACTAACTGGAACGCACTTTACTTCAGTCGTTCTATTATCCCTTATCAGCGTAATGCCGAAAAGCAGGATTGGCTGAAAGGACATACCTATTATAAACATATCGGCCTGTATGCTTATCGCACGGAAGTGCTGAAAGAGATTACGGCTCTCCCGCAGTCTTCTCTTGAAATAGCCGAGTCGTTGGAACAGCTTCGTTGGCTGGAAAACGGGTATAAGATAAAGGTAGGTATCAGTGATGTGGAAACGATTGGTATTGACACTCCTCAGGACTTGGAACGTGCAGAGGAATTTTTGAAAAACAGAGGATAG
- a CDS encoding M16 family metallopeptidase, whose protein sequence is MDRTIQPEIQTLKNFRILTPVRTTLPNGIPLTVINAGEQDVVRMDILFAGGRWQQSQKLQALFTNRMLREGTAKYTAATIAEKLDYYGSWLELSSSSEYAYITVYSLNKYLAKTLEVVESMIKEPLFPEKELRTILDTNIQQYLVNTSKVDFLAHRSLLKSLYGEQHPCGKIVMEEDYHIITPDVLRDFYERHYHSGNCFIFLSGKVTEDSIRRVTDTFGVPFGQYQLQMPKLSFPFAAVPEKRIFTEREDAMQSAVKMGCTTITREHPDYPKLRVLMTLFGGYFGSRLMSNIREEKGYTYGISAGIMFYPDSGTLLVSTETDNEYVEPLIQEVYHEIDRLHQEPVSMEELTMVRNYMLGEMCRSYESPFSLSDAWIFIATSGLTDDYFSDSLHAVNEITPAEIQDLAQRYLCKETLKEVIAGKKLS, encoded by the coding sequence ATGGATCGCACGATACAACCTGAAATACAAACCCTGAAAAACTTCCGGATACTTACTCCTGTCCGGACTACTTTGCCGAATGGTATTCCGCTGACCGTTATCAATGCCGGTGAGCAGGATGTGGTACGTATGGATATACTTTTTGCCGGAGGTCGCTGGCAGCAGTCGCAGAAACTGCAAGCTTTGTTCACCAACCGGATGCTGCGTGAGGGGACTGCGAAATATACGGCGGCAACAATTGCCGAAAAACTGGATTATTATGGTTCGTGGCTCGAACTGTCCAGCTCTTCGGAATATGCTTATATCACAGTCTATTCGTTGAATAAGTATTTGGCGAAAACATTGGAGGTGGTGGAGTCCATGATTAAGGAACCGCTTTTCCCGGAAAAAGAACTGCGGACTATCCTGGATACGAATATCCAACAATATCTGGTCAATACTTCCAAAGTTGACTTCCTGGCACATCGCAGTCTGCTGAAATCTCTCTACGGAGAACAACATCCATGCGGAAAGATAGTGATGGAAGAAGATTACCATATTATCACTCCGGATGTACTTCGTGATTTCTATGAACGGCATTATCATTCGGGCAACTGCTTCATTTTTCTTTCCGGGAAGGTGACAGAAGATAGTATTCGCCGGGTGACGGATACTTTTGGTGTTCCGTTCGGACAATATCAATTACAGATGCCGAAATTAAGTTTTCCGTTTGCTGCTGTTCCTGAAAAGAGAATTTTTACAGAGCGTGAGGATGCGATGCAGAGTGCAGTGAAAATGGGATGTACCACTATCACTCGTGAACATCCGGATTATCCGAAATTGCGGGTACTGATGACTTTGTTCGGTGGTTATTTCGGTAGTCGCCTGATGTCTAATATCCGCGAAGAAAAAGGATATACCTATGGGATTTCGGCAGGTATCATGTTCTATCCTGATAGCGGGACGCTGCTTGTTTCCACGGAAACGGACAATGAATATGTGGAACCGCTGATACAGGAAGTGTATCACGAAATTGACCGTCTGCATCAGGAACCTGTGTCTATGGAAGAACTGACAATGGTGCGCAACTATATGCTGGGCGAAATGTGCCGGAGCTATGAGTCACCTTTCTCGCTTTCGGATGCATGGATATTTATAGCTACTTCCGGTCTGACTGACGATTACTTTTCTGATTCCCTGCATGCTGTGAATGAGATTACACCTGCAGAGATACAGGATTTGGCACAGCGCTATTTATGCAAAGAGACATTAAAAGAGGTCATCGCAGGTAAAAAGTTGTCATAA
- a CDS encoding sensor histidine kinase has product MSSRFPLYIIGVVLFASFFSCTDMVPTKEVRLIDSLNGKAYAFRYRNLDSSYRYAEQAYRKVNLYKSGKAEASNNLGFWAYMNMDFDRAEALHKEVYKLTKNELELLIADIGLMKICQRTAMNKEFYDYRNSALKRMKRIREESDLFADRHEKLRLDYAFTEFFIVSSIYYYYLQQRQEAIASLNQIPEDEALADTNQLLYYHYLKGSASLVEAGKPEDRKLREFDHLYYTWRTAVQSNHLYFEGNGLQGLANLMIAPNDFDFFQVRRGHALDQFGFSIDSLLPLRLAQLALEKFREYDDLYQIAGAYVSIGKYLNTHGRYSEALDTLTKALDCVNRHHMLYYHHEADTLDKLYTFAEGDTTYTGVPWITQENVKTVPEWISRIREQLSVSYAGLGMKYASDYNRNIYLDILNFTRQDKELESRYVSLEAGSRQMTLVLSLVIVGLVLVVILWWFFNKRSKIRNQIDVERLQQILGLCRDITSSIPMNVPLIQEGIDNLFGKGRMRLDIPEEGKVALVPAHRLSRDEKALVHVLEPYIIWAADNEQMVEALSDERMQLEKQRYIYEQHIAGNKRQNLIKKACMAIVNGINPYIDRILNEVHKLTEKGYIDDEKIKKEKYQYIDELVTTINEYNDILALWIKMKQGTLSLNIETFSLDELFELLGKGRRAFEMKKQTLEIEPTTVMVKADRALTLFMINTLAENARKYTPEGGIVKVYAHTTDTYVEISVEDDGHGISEEDVARIIGEKVYDSRVIGIKNAENPDELKENKGSGFGLMNCKGIIEKYKKTNELFRVCTFDVESELGKGSRFYFRLPLGVRKVIGVLLCLLLPMGMVSCLHDPIPPMSQVGDSIVVVTDSAYEDLLDAASDYANAAYFANVDENYELALQYVDSAMSLLNEHYEKYARPESPHRYMKLVGTGIPAEVSWWNELFDSDYHVILDIRNEAAVAFLALKQLDGYSYNNSAFTDLYKLQGEDQTLEAYCRQLERSNTNKTVGIILCFVLLVVSLVGYYFLYMRKLLQNRLNLEQVLEINQKVFAASIVRLQEQEDAEALQREESTLKEIPQRIVNEAFGSVNELLTIDRMGIAVYNETTHRLEYASRPGQEMPEMVQQCFDSGEYLADQHLLAIPLKVEAGGEHQCVGVLYLERREGSEQETDRLLFELVARYVAIVVFNAVVKLATKYRDIESAHEETRRASWEDSMLHVQNMVLDNCLSTIKHETIYYPNKIKQIVGRLNTLSLSEKEEREAVETMTELIEYYKGIFTILSSCASRQLEEVTFRRTVIPVQELFDAAGKYFKKMMKNRTERMELEMEPIEAKVIGDVNQLRFLLENLIDEALTVRQDGVLRLQVRKDDGYIRFLFTDTRRERSVEELNQLFYPNLARMTSGEKGELRGTEYLVCKQIIRDHDEFAGRRGCRINAEPAAGGGFTVYFTVPRR; this is encoded by the coding sequence ATGAGTTCACGCTTTCCTCTATATATAATAGGCGTAGTGTTGTTCGCCTCTTTTTTCTCGTGCACTGATATGGTGCCGACTAAAGAAGTGCGTCTGATTGATTCACTGAACGGGAAAGCGTATGCTTTTCGTTACCGGAATCTCGATTCTTCTTATAGATATGCTGAACAGGCTTATCGTAAGGTTAACTTATATAAGTCGGGGAAAGCCGAGGCATCCAACAATCTGGGATTCTGGGCTTACATGAACATGGATTTCGACCGTGCCGAAGCCTTGCACAAAGAGGTGTACAAACTGACCAAGAATGAGCTCGAACTACTGATTGCCGACATCGGACTGATGAAAATCTGTCAGCGGACGGCTATGAACAAGGAGTTTTATGATTACCGGAACAGTGCACTGAAACGCATGAAGCGTATCCGTGAAGAAAGCGACCTGTTTGCCGACCGTCACGAGAAGCTTCGGCTGGATTATGCTTTTACAGAATTTTTCATCGTTTCTTCTATTTATTATTATTATCTTCAGCAACGTCAGGAAGCGATTGCTTCGCTTAATCAGATACCGGAAGATGAAGCATTGGCAGATACGAACCAATTGCTTTATTATCATTATCTCAAAGGTTCAGCTTCTTTGGTGGAAGCCGGTAAACCGGAAGATAGGAAGCTCCGCGAGTTCGACCACCTTTATTATACTTGGCGGACGGCAGTTCAGAGCAATCATCTCTATTTTGAAGGAAATGGTCTGCAAGGGCTTGCCAACCTAATGATTGCTCCCAATGACTTCGATTTCTTTCAGGTGAGACGGGGACATGCGTTAGACCAGTTCGGCTTTTCGATAGATTCGCTTTTACCTTTGCGTCTGGCACAGCTTGCGCTTGAAAAGTTCCGTGAATACGATGATTTATATCAGATTGCCGGGGCGTATGTCTCTATCGGCAAATATCTGAATACACACGGGCGATATTCGGAAGCGTTGGATACGCTTACGAAGGCATTGGATTGTGTGAATCGCCATCATATGCTCTATTATCACCATGAGGCAGATACACTGGATAAGCTATATACGTTTGCCGAAGGAGATACAACCTATACGGGAGTGCCGTGGATTACGCAGGAGAATGTAAAGACTGTACCCGAATGGATTTCGAGAATCCGGGAACAATTGAGCGTATCGTATGCGGGATTAGGAATGAAATATGCTTCTGATTACAACCGGAATATTTATCTGGATATTCTAAACTTTACCCGTCAGGATAAGGAACTGGAGAGTCGTTATGTTTCATTGGAAGCCGGTTCGCGGCAGATGACACTTGTGCTTTCTTTGGTGATTGTCGGATTGGTGCTGGTAGTTATTCTTTGGTGGTTCTTCAACAAGCGTTCCAAGATAAGGAATCAGATTGATGTGGAACGTCTGCAACAGATTTTGGGGCTTTGCAGGGATATTACTTCTTCCATTCCAATGAATGTTCCGTTGATTCAGGAAGGAATAGACAATCTGTTCGGTAAGGGTAGGATGAGACTGGATATTCCCGAGGAGGGAAAAGTGGCGCTTGTTCCTGCGCATAGATTGAGTCGTGATGAAAAGGCTTTGGTGCATGTGCTTGAACCTTATATTATTTGGGCGGCGGACAATGAACAGATGGTGGAAGCATTGAGCGACGAACGGATGCAGTTGGAAAAACAACGGTATATCTATGAGCAGCATATTGCGGGAAACAAGCGTCAGAATCTGATAAAAAAGGCTTGTATGGCTATTGTGAATGGTATCAATCCTTATATAGACCGTATTCTGAATGAGGTGCACAAGCTTACGGAGAAGGGATATATTGATGATGAAAAGATAAAGAAGGAGAAGTATCAGTACATTGATGAACTGGTAACTACTATTAATGAGTATAACGATATTCTGGCTCTGTGGATCAAGATGAAGCAAGGAACGTTGAGCCTGAATATCGAAACGTTCAGTCTTGACGAGTTGTTTGAATTGTTGGGAAAAGGACGGCGTGCCTTTGAGATGAAAAAACAGACGTTGGAGATTGAGCCGACTACTGTTATGGTGAAGGCAGACCGGGCGCTGACTCTGTTTATGATTAATACGCTGGCGGAGAATGCCCGTAAATATACTCCGGAAGGAGGAATTGTCAAGGTCTATGCACATACTACGGATACGTATGTGGAGATTTCCGTGGAAGATGACGGACACGGCATTTCGGAGGAAGATGTGGCGCGTATTATTGGTGAGAAAGTATATGATTCGCGGGTGATAGGAATAAAGAATGCGGAGAATCCCGACGAATTGAAAGAAAATAAAGGCAGTGGTTTCGGACTGATGAACTGTAAGGGAATCATTGAGAAATATAAGAAAACGAATGAACTCTTCCGGGTATGTACCTTTGATGTGGAGAGTGAATTGGGAAAGGGAAGCCGTTTTTATTTCCGTTTGCCTTTGGGAGTGCGTAAGGTAATTGGCGTATTGCTTTGCCTGTTGCTTCCTATGGGAATGGTGTCTTGCCTGCATGACCCGATTCCACCTATGTCGCAGGTGGGAGATTCGATAGTGGTAGTTACTGATTCTGCTTATGAAGACTTGCTGGATGCAGCGTCGGACTATGCCAATGCGGCATATTTTGCCAATGTGGATGAAAATTACGAGCTTGCCTTGCAGTATGTGGACTCTGCCATGTCGTTGCTGAATGAGCATTATGAAAAGTATGCGCGTCCGGAAAGTCCGCATCGTTATATGAAACTTGTAGGCACAGGAATACCTGCTGAAGTCAGTTGGTGGAATGAATTATTTGATTCGGATTATCATGTGATTCTGGATATAAGAAATGAAGCGGCGGTCGCTTTCCTGGCTTTGAAGCAACTGGATGGGTACAGTTATAATAATTCGGCTTTTACGGATTTGTATAAGTTGCAGGGGGAAGACCAGACATTGGAAGCATATTGCAGGCAGTTGGAGCGCTCGAATACTAATAAGACGGTGGGGATTATCCTATGCTTTGTCTTGTTGGTTGTTTCTTTGGTTGGTTATTATTTTCTGTATATGCGGAAGCTGTTACAGAATCGGCTGAACCTCGAACAGGTGCTTGAAATAAATCAGAAAGTATTTGCGGCATCTATAGTCAGACTGCAGGAGCAAGAGGATGCGGAAGCGCTTCAACGTGAGGAGAGTACGCTCAAAGAAATTCCGCAGCGTATTGTGAATGAAGCATTCGGTTCGGTGAATGAATTATTGACGATTGACCGGATGGGAATCGCAGTGTATAATGAAACGACGCATCGGCTGGAATATGCTTCGCGTCCCGGGCAGGAAATGCCGGAAATGGTGCAACAGTGTTTTGACTCCGGCGAGTATCTTGCCGACCAACATCTTTTGGCTATCCCATTGAAAGTGGAAGCAGGAGGAGAGCATCAATGTGTCGGCGTATTGTATCTGGAGCGCCGGGAAGGTTCGGAACAGGAAACTGACCGTTTGCTCTTTGAACTGGTGGCGCGTTATGTGGCTATTGTGGTATTTAACGCGGTAGTGAAACTGGCTACGAAATACAGGGATATTGAGTCGGCGCATGAAGAAACGCGTCGGGCTTCCTGGGAAGACAGTATGCTGCATGTACAGAATATGGTGCTTGACAACTGTCTGTCTACGATTAAACATGAAACGATTTATTATCCGAATAAAATCAAGCAGATTGTAGGACGACTGAATACGCTGAGTCTTTCGGAAAAGGAAGAGCGCGAAGCAGTGGAGACTATGACTGAACTGATTGAATATTATAAGGGCATATTTACTATCTTGAGTTCGTGTGCTTCCCGTCAGTTGGAAGAGGTTACTTTCCGGCGGACGGTGATTCCGGTGCAGGAGCTTTTTGATGCTGCCGGAAAATATTTCAAGAAGATGATGAAGAACCGGACGGAGAGGATGGAACTGGAGATGGAACCGATAGAAGCGAAGGTGATAGGAGACGTGAACCAGTTGCGTTTTCTATTAGAAAATCTGATTGACGAAGCGTTGACGGTTCGTCAAGATGGCGTATTGCGTTTGCAGGTTCGCAAGGATGATGGATATATTCGTTTCCTCTTTACGGATACGAGACGTGAAAGGAGTGTAGAGGAACTGAATCAGTTGTTCTACCCGAATTTGGCACGCATGACTTCCGGTGAGAAAGGGGAGTTGCGGGGTACGGAATATTTGGTGTGCAAGCAGATTATCCGTGACCATGACGAATTTGCGGGACGCAGGGGATGCCGCATTAACGCCGAGCCTGCTGCGGGTGGAGGATTTACGGTTTATTTCACTGTTCCGCGCAGATAA
- a CDS encoding phosphatidylinositol-4-phosphate 5-kinase, whose translation MRKYLYTTLLLALLAQAGAMAQENEGKKSGFFGKIKDTFSTEIKIGNYTFKDGSVYTGEMKGRKPNGKGKTVFKNGDVYEGEYVKGKREGYGIYMFPDGEKYEGQWFQDQQHGKGIYYFMNNNRYDGMWFQDYQHGEGTMYYHNGDLYVGNWVNDKREGKGTYTWANGAKYSGHWKNDKKNGKGTMNWDDGCKYDGDWKDDVRHGKGVFEYTNGDKYDGDWADDIQHGKGTYFFHTGDRYEGSYLLGERTGTGVYYHANGDKYVGNFKDGMQDGKGTFTWSNGAVYEGSWKNNKRDGKGIYKWSNGDVYDGDWKDNRPNGQGTLKTVAGMQYKGGFVDGLEEGQGVQVDKDGNRFDGFFKQGKKDGPFVETDKDGKVIKKGTYKLGRLQ comes from the coding sequence ATGAGGAAATATCTATATACTACACTTTTATTGGCTCTCCTTGCACAAGCGGGAGCGATGGCACAAGAAAATGAAGGAAAAAAAAGCGGATTTTTCGGGAAAATCAAAGATACATTCTCTACTGAAATAAAGATTGGCAACTATACTTTCAAAGATGGTAGTGTCTATACTGGTGAAATGAAAGGACGTAAACCGAATGGAAAAGGGAAAACAGTCTTTAAGAACGGTGATGTCTACGAAGGGGAGTACGTGAAGGGAAAACGTGAAGGCTACGGCATTTATATGTTTCCCGACGGTGAAAAGTATGAAGGACAATGGTTTCAAGACCAGCAGCACGGAAAAGGTATCTATTATTTTATGAATAATAACCGTTATGACGGTATGTGGTTTCAGGATTACCAGCATGGTGAAGGAACGATGTATTATCACAACGGTGACTTGTATGTAGGCAACTGGGTTAATGATAAACGCGAAGGCAAAGGTACTTATACCTGGGCGAACGGCGCAAAATATAGTGGTCACTGGAAGAACGACAAGAAGAACGGCAAAGGTACCATGAATTGGGATGATGGCTGTAAGTATGACGGTGATTGGAAAGACGATGTCCGCCATGGTAAAGGGGTCTTTGAATATACCAACGGCGATAAATACGATGGTGACTGGGCGGATGACATTCAACATGGAAAAGGTACGTACTTCTTCCACACGGGTGATCGTTATGAGGGTTCTTATCTTTTAGGTGAACGTACCGGCACGGGTGTTTACTATCACGCGAACGGTGATAAATATGTAGGAAACTTCAAGGATGGTATGCAGGACGGCAAAGGTACTTTCACGTGGTCGAACGGTGCTGTGTACGAAGGTTCTTGGAAAAACAACAAACGTGACGGAAAGGGTATCTACAAATGGAGCAATGGCGACGTTTACGATGGTGACTGGAAAGATAATCGTCCGAACGGGCAGGGTACTTTAAAGACTGTCGCAGGTATGCAATATAAAGGTGGTTTCGTTGACGGACTGGAAGAAGGACAAGGTGTGCAAGTCGACAAGGATGGCAACCGCTTCGACGGTTTCTTCAAACAGGGAAAAAAGGACGGTCCGTTTGTGGAAACGGATAAGGACGGAAAGGTTATTAAAAAAGGAACCTATAAGTTAGGAAGACTTCAATAA
- a CDS encoding ribose-phosphate pyrophosphokinase, with product MSEKAPFMVFSGTNSRYLAEKICASLDCPLGNMNITHFADGEFAVSYEESIRGAHVFLVQSTFPNSDNLMELLLMVDAAKRASAKSVVAVVPYFGWARQDRKDKPRVSIGAKLVADLLSVAGIDRLITMDLHADQIQGFFNIPVDHLYASAVFLPYIQSLNLENLVIATPDVGGSKRASTFSKYLGVPLVLCNKSREKANEVASMQIIGDVSNKNVVLIDDIVDTAGTITKAANIMLEAGAASVRAIASHCVMSDPASFRVQESGLTEMVFTDSIPYAKKCAKVKQLSIADMFAETIKRVMNNESISSQYII from the coding sequence ATGAGCGAAAAAGCACCCTTTATGGTATTCTCGGGAACGAACTCGAGATATCTTGCAGAAAAAATCTGCGCAAGCCTGGATTGTCCTCTGGGAAATATGAACATTACGCATTTTGCCGATGGTGAATTTGCGGTTTCATATGAGGAGTCAATTCGTGGCGCACATGTATTCCTGGTTCAATCCACTTTCCCTAACTCAGACAACTTAATGGAACTTCTCCTGATGGTCGATGCTGCAAAACGTGCATCTGCAAAGAGCGTTGTAGCCGTAGTCCCCTATTTCGGATGGGCCCGTCAGGACAGAAAAGACAAACCTCGTGTATCTATCGGAGCTAAGTTGGTAGCCGATCTGCTTTCTGTGGCAGGTATCGACCGACTGATTACCATGGACTTGCATGCAGACCAGATTCAGGGATTCTTCAACATTCCCGTAGATCACCTGTATGCATCAGCCGTATTCCTCCCCTACATCCAGTCATTAAACCTGGAAAATCTGGTGATTGCTACACCGGACGTAGGCGGTTCAAAACGCGCCAGTACTTTCTCCAAATATCTCGGTGTGCCATTGGTACTCTGTAACAAATCACGTGAAAAAGCAAATGAAGTTGCTTCCATGCAAATCATCGGTGACGTGAGCAACAAGAACGTTGTACTGATTGACGATATCGTAGATACAGCAGGGACAATCACTAAAGCTGCCAACATCATGCTAGAAGCCGGCGCAGCATCTGTACGGGCTATCGCCAGTCACTGTGTAATGTCCGATCCTGCTTCTTTCCGTGTACAAGAGTCCGGTCTGACTGAAATGGTATTTACCGACAGTATCCCTTACGCTAAGAAATGCGCAAAAGTAAAACAGTTAAGTATTGCCGATATGTTTGCTGAAACTATCAAACGCGTTATGAATAACGAGTCAATCAGCTCACAATACATAATCTAA